In Maridesulfovibrio sp., a single genomic region encodes these proteins:
- the purT gene encoding formate-dependent phosphoribosylglycinamide formyltransferase has translation MVTLGTAGTSSARKMMLLGGGELGKEVVIEAQRLGVEVIVVDRYANTPAMQVAHRSHVISMLDAAELRRVVETEKPDFIVPEIEAIATETLLELEKEGFNVIPTARATRLTMDREGIRRLAAEEVGLKTSPYKFADTREEYLEAVKEIGIPCVIKPVMSSSGKGQSTVKTEADIERAWDYSQSGGRTGEGRIIVEKFVEFDYEITLLTVRHAGGTSYCAPIGHRQENGDYRESWQPQPMTDNVLAKAQNYALRITDALGGRGIFGVELFIKGDEIYFSEVSPRPHDTGLVTVISQDLSEFALHVRAILGLPVPAIRQFGPAASSVILSNGKSNSPAFANVDKALAEADTKVLIFGKGECNGTRRLGVALALGSDIDDAKARAIRASSAVEIEY, from the coding sequence ATGGTCACTCTCGGCACAGCCGGAACTTCATCCGCCCGTAAAATGATGCTGCTTGGCGGCGGCGAACTCGGCAAGGAAGTTGTCATAGAAGCCCAGCGCCTGGGCGTGGAAGTAATTGTTGTGGACCGTTACGCCAATACTCCGGCCATGCAGGTGGCCCACCGCAGCCACGTAATTTCCATGCTTGATGCCGCTGAACTGCGCCGTGTGGTGGAAACTGAAAAACCTGATTTCATTGTGCCTGAAATCGAAGCCATAGCCACCGAAACACTGCTTGAGCTTGAAAAGGAAGGCTTCAACGTCATCCCAACGGCAAGAGCAACAAGATTGACCATGGACCGCGAAGGCATCCGCAGGCTTGCGGCGGAAGAAGTCGGTCTCAAGACATCCCCCTACAAATTCGCAGACACCAGAGAAGAATATCTGGAAGCAGTAAAGGAAATCGGCATCCCCTGTGTAATCAAGCCGGTCATGAGTTCTTCCGGAAAAGGACAGAGCACCGTAAAAACCGAAGCTGATATAGAACGGGCCTGGGACTACTCCCAATCAGGCGGACGCACCGGAGAAGGAAGAATCATTGTCGAAAAATTCGTGGAATTCGACTATGAAATCACCCTGCTCACAGTCCGGCATGCCGGCGGAACATCATACTGCGCCCCCATCGGCCACCGCCAGGAAAACGGAGACTACCGCGAATCATGGCAGCCTCAGCCCATGACCGACAATGTTCTAGCCAAAGCTCAGAATTATGCCCTGCGCATTACCGACGCCCTCGGAGGACGCGGTATTTTCGGAGTCGAGCTTTTCATCAAGGGTGATGAAATATATTTCAGCGAAGTATCTCCCCGTCCGCACGATACCGGACTTGTAACGGTCATTTCACAGGATCTCAGCGAATTCGCCCTGCACGTCCGCGCAATTCTCGGACTTCCCGTACCGGCAATCCGCCAGTTCGGCCCCGCAGCCTCATCCGTTATCCTCTCCAACGGGAAATCAAACTCCCCGGCCTTTGCCAATGTGGACAAGGCCCTTGCGGAAGCTGATACCAAAGTGCTGATCTTCGGCAAAGGAGAATGCAACGGAACACGCAGACTGGGTGTGGCCCTCGCCCTCGGCTCCGACATCGACGACGCCAAGGCCCGCGCTATCAGAGCTTCCTCTGCAGTGGAAATTGAATACTGA
- a CDS encoding UbiX family flavin prenyltransferase: MSKKRIVLAVTGASGTVYAVQLARHLNGMDDVELHLIISDSALKVMDMETGYDRTDLACLADFVYDCKDVGAPPASGSWPHSGMIVCPCSMASLAAVAQGLGTNLIHRAADVCLKERRKLVLVTRETPLNLIHIRNMETATLAGATVMPASPGFYHSPESVEDLAAHMAGRVLEQLDIPHNLYKRWCEESQR; encoded by the coding sequence ATGAGCAAAAAAAGAATAGTGCTGGCCGTGACAGGGGCCAGCGGAACAGTTTACGCAGTTCAACTGGCCCGGCACCTGAATGGAATGGACGATGTTGAACTGCATCTCATTATTTCCGATTCAGCCCTTAAAGTTATGGATATGGAAACCGGTTACGACCGGACTGATCTGGCCTGTCTGGCTGATTTCGTCTACGACTGCAAAGATGTCGGGGCACCTCCGGCCAGCGGATCGTGGCCGCATTCGGGGATGATAGTCTGTCCCTGTTCCATGGCATCCCTTGCGGCCGTTGCTCAGGGACTCGGAACCAATCTGATTCACCGTGCGGCTGATGTCTGTTTAAAGGAACGCAGAAAACTGGTGCTGGTCACCAGAGAAACTCCGCTCAACCTGATCCACATCAGGAACATGGAAACAGCGACCCTTGCCGGGGCAACGGTCATGCCCGCCTCGCCGGGATTTTATCATAGCCCTGAAAGCGTGGAAGATCTTGCCGCGCATATGGCAGGCCGGGTGCTTGAGCAACTGGATATTCCCCATAACCTTTATAAACGCTGGTGCGAAGAATCGCAGAGGTAA
- a CDS encoding metal-dependent hydrolase — protein sequence MQHTFTWNGHSNFTIGCGDKIIVVDPFYEGNPKSCNSWESVSKADIVLVTHDHGDHLGQAVEISKATGATLVCIFDLVEKMIAAGVSAERIIGMNIGGTVEVCGIQIKMVQAMHSAPTGAPAGYIMTSEDGYCVYFAGDTGLFSSMELFGKLHDIDVAMLPTGGWFTMDSGDAAYACKLLRCRAAIPMHYGTFPILEQGAQSFIDHCAELAPECEVWELEVGVMFEAER from the coding sequence ATGCAACATACTTTTACCTGGAACGGACATTCCAATTTTACCATTGGCTGCGGCGATAAAATTATTGTTGTTGATCCTTTTTATGAAGGAAACCCCAAGAGCTGCAATTCATGGGAATCCGTGTCCAAGGCAGATATCGTTCTGGTTACGCACGATCACGGTGACCATCTGGGGCAGGCCGTGGAAATATCCAAGGCTACCGGGGCGACCCTTGTATGCATATTTGATCTGGTGGAAAAAATGATCGCCGCCGGGGTAAGCGCCGAGCGGATTATCGGCATGAATATCGGCGGGACGGTCGAGGTGTGCGGGATACAGATCAAGATGGTTCAGGCCATGCATTCCGCTCCCACCGGGGCTCCTGCCGGGTACATCATGACTTCCGAAGACGGGTATTGCGTTTATTTTGCAGGTGATACCGGGCTGTTCTCCAGTATGGAGCTGTTCGGCAAACTGCACGATATCGATGTGGCCATGCTGCCCACGGGAGGATGGTTTACCATGGATTCCGGAGATGCCGCTTATGCCTGCAAGCTTCTTAGGTGTAGGGCGGCCATTCCCATGCATTACGGAACGTTCCCTATTCTGGAGCAGGGTGCGCAATCGTTCATAGACCACTGTGCGGAGCTTGCACCGGAGTGTGAGGTCTGGGAACTTGAGGTCGGGGTGATGTTCGAAGCGGAGAGATGA
- the mgtE gene encoding magnesium transporter, which yields MTKAKGIPEPLRQWQESGKGRAGEVDQRVIDALHPADAADHIEELGLEEQVKFIKQLPIKDAAESIAEMAKYDQRDLVERLNVGFAARILEYMSPDDATDILEDLDDDLRETLLRQIKAEEREEISTLLTFDPETAGGVMTTEVAVVRDTMTVDQAIATIRREVEDKSIPYYAYVVNRRRHLVGAVSMRDLLISRPGKLLTELTQNQHLISVTYNVDKEEVARLIAHYNFLAMPVTDFDHRFIGVVTVDDVIDIINEEASEDMQSMVGAATDETVDSPWKYSVKKRLPWLVINVANSAVSAWVVHLFENNIAQMAILAVLMPIVANQAGNTGQQALAVMIRQFATEKFDRKKSWSAVFRELKIGLANGLCVALLVLAVVGLVTHNSTLAMVMSGALFIDMVLGAVVGGAIPILLKEFGRDPAQASSIFLTTITDSFGFFSLLGLAGIFLL from the coding sequence ATGACGAAGGCTAAAGGAATACCGGAACCTCTGCGGCAATGGCAGGAGAGTGGCAAAGGACGCGCTGGCGAAGTCGACCAGCGTGTCATTGATGCCCTGCACCCAGCTGATGCCGCTGATCATATTGAAGAACTCGGCCTCGAAGAACAGGTCAAGTTCATCAAGCAGCTTCCTATCAAGGATGCTGCCGAGTCCATTGCCGAAATGGCGAAATATGATCAGCGCGACCTTGTTGAACGCCTCAACGTAGGATTTGCCGCCCGAATACTTGAATACATGTCCCCGGATGACGCCACGGACATCCTTGAAGATCTTGACGATGATCTCAGGGAAACCCTGCTGCGCCAGATAAAAGCCGAGGAACGTGAAGAAATTTCGACCCTGCTGACCTTTGATCCGGAAACAGCCGGCGGGGTTATGACCACCGAGGTCGCGGTTGTACGCGATACCATGACAGTGGATCAGGCCATCGCCACCATCCGCAGGGAAGTAGAGGACAAAAGCATACCCTACTACGCCTACGTTGTTAACCGCCGCCGCCATCTGGTCGGAGCGGTATCAATGCGGGACCTGCTTATTTCCCGTCCCGGCAAACTCTTGACCGAACTGACCCAGAACCAGCATCTTATTTCCGTAACCTACAACGTGGACAAGGAAGAAGTCGCCAGACTCATAGCGCACTACAACTTCCTGGCCATGCCGGTAACAGATTTCGATCACCGTTTCATCGGCGTTGTAACCGTTGATGACGTCATTGACATCATCAACGAAGAAGCCAGCGAGGACATGCAGTCCATGGTTGGTGCCGCAACTGACGAAACAGTTGATTCTCCATGGAAATATTCGGTGAAAAAACGTCTTCCCTGGCTGGTTATCAACGTTGCCAACTCCGCTGTCTCCGCCTGGGTTGTCCACCTTTTTGAAAACAATATCGCCCAGATGGCCATTCTCGCCGTACTAATGCCTATTGTCGCCAACCAGGCTGGAAATACCGGTCAGCAGGCACTGGCGGTCATGATCAGGCAGTTCGCCACTGAAAAATTTGACCGCAAGAAATCCTGGTCCGCAGTTTTCCGTGAATTGAAAATCGGCCTTGCCAACGGGCTCTGCGTTGCCCTGCTGGTGCTGGCGGTAGTGGGTCTTGTCACCCATAACAGCACCCTTGCCATGGTCATGTCCGGTGCTCTTTTCATAGACATGGTCCTCGGAGCGGTAGTCGGCGGCGCCATACCCATCCTGCTCAAGGAATTCGGACGCGACCCGGCACAGGCCTCATCAATTTTCCTGACCACCATAACCGACAGTTTCGGATTCTTTTCCCTGCTCGGACTCGCCGGGATATTCCTGCTCTGA
- the nadC gene encoding carboxylating nicotinate-nucleotide diphosphorylase produces MNQKLFNDFFQAEAKMFLLATIKISLSEDGPDLTSLGLFEPEDIATAQIIAKEDTVVAGLPLINLILEFADQENKCQVHLNVDEGDKVSTGTLIAAIQGPAALLLKAERVILNFISHLSGIATETRKYVDALDHCETILLDTRKTLPGLRYPEKYAVRVGGAQNHRLNLVEMLMLKDNHIDRAGSITMAVDKLRAKYENCPPIEVECRTQEEVDEAVACRVERIMLDNMTFDQAKAAIETIPDEIETEISGNVTLETIAALAEAGPDYISVGRITHSAKSSDLSMTIIQM; encoded by the coding sequence ATGAACCAAAAGCTCTTTAATGACTTCTTTCAGGCCGAAGCCAAAATGTTTCTTCTGGCCACCATTAAAATATCTCTTAGCGAAGACGGCCCGGATCTGACCTCTCTGGGCCTTTTTGAGCCCGAGGATATTGCCACGGCTCAGATAATCGCCAAGGAAGATACAGTAGTAGCCGGACTGCCCCTGATTAACTTGATTCTTGAATTTGCAGATCAGGAAAACAAGTGTCAGGTGCATCTGAATGTGGATGAAGGTGATAAAGTCTCCACCGGAACGCTCATAGCCGCCATCCAGGGCCCCGCGGCCCTGCTCCTCAAAGCGGAAAGGGTGATCCTCAACTTCATCTCGCATCTGTCCGGAATTGCAACTGAAACCCGTAAATACGTGGATGCCCTTGATCACTGCGAAACCATACTTCTGGATACCCGCAAGACCCTGCCGGGGCTTCGTTATCCGGAGAAGTACGCTGTGCGTGTGGGGGGAGCTCAGAACCACCGTCTGAATCTTGTGGAAATGCTGATGCTCAAGGACAACCACATTGACCGTGCCGGTTCTATTACCATGGCCGTGGACAAGCTCCGTGCGAAGTATGAAAACTGTCCGCCCATAGAAGTTGAATGCCGCACACAGGAAGAGGTTGATGAAGCCGTTGCCTGCAGGGTCGAGCGTATCATGCTTGATAACATGACCTTTGATCAGGCCAAGGCCGCAATCGAAACCATTCCCGATGAAATCGAAACCGAGATCAGTGGAAACGTGACCCTTGAGACCATCGCCGCGCTTGCGGAAGCAGGTCCGGATTACATATCGGTCGGCAGGATCACTCATTCCGCTAAAAGCTCGGACCTGAGTATGACGATCATACAAATGTAG
- the nadA gene encoding quinolinate synthase NadA, whose protein sequence is MYSDIIAEQKKKYGRKLAILGHHYQSDDIIRHTDLKGDSLELARQIEKLEAEHIVFCGVHFMAESAAIVRREDQKVYIPDASAGCVMANMAPAWLVDIILTRILEESGRKIIPLAYVNTPAAVKAVCGRHGGSVCTSANAEKMLSWALSQGDGVLFLPDRNLALNTADRLGIADEERLLLDVRGKGAALDVPATLDKKLLIWPGLCAIHQRFKLSRMEQFRSEYPGCKIVVHPECPPELVKAADGNGSTSYLIKYVEAAPAGTTIVVGTETNLVNRLGDMFPDKSIIPLGISFCSNMAKITEENLANLLLNLETAAFEDVSDEIRKPAKIALERMLEVCA, encoded by the coding sequence ATGTATTCAGATATCATTGCTGAACAAAAGAAGAAGTATGGCAGGAAACTGGCCATATTGGGACACCATTACCAGTCGGATGACATTATTCGTCATACCGATCTGAAGGGGGATTCTCTGGAACTCGCCCGGCAGATCGAGAAACTGGAAGCAGAGCACATCGTGTTCTGCGGTGTTCACTTTATGGCCGAGTCCGCAGCCATCGTGCGCCGGGAAGACCAGAAGGTCTATATTCCCGATGCAAGTGCCGGTTGCGTCATGGCCAACATGGCGCCGGCGTGGCTGGTGGACATAATACTGACACGAATACTTGAAGAAAGCGGACGCAAAATAATTCCGCTGGCATATGTGAATACTCCTGCCGCCGTAAAAGCAGTTTGCGGCAGGCACGGCGGTTCCGTATGCACTTCGGCCAATGCCGAAAAAATGCTCAGTTGGGCCCTTTCCCAAGGGGACGGGGTACTCTTCCTTCCTGACAGGAATCTTGCGCTCAATACCGCTGACAGGCTGGGTATTGCTGATGAAGAACGGCTCCTTCTTGATGTCCGCGGCAAAGGTGCCGCGCTTGATGTGCCGGCCACATTGGATAAGAAGCTGCTTATCTGGCCGGGATTGTGCGCCATTCATCAGAGATTCAAGCTCTCCCGTATGGAGCAGTTCCGTTCCGAATATCCGGGTTGCAAAATCGTTGTGCATCCCGAGTGTCCGCCGGAACTGGTAAAGGCGGCAGACGGCAACGGTTCCACCTCGTATCTGATAAAGTACGTGGAGGCCGCTCCGGCCGGGACAACGATTGTTGTCGGCACTGAAACAAATCTGGTCAACAGACTGGGGGACATGTTTCCGGACAAGTCCATTATACCTCTGGGTATAAGCTTTTGCAGCAACATGGCCAAGATTACGGAAGAGAACCTTGCAAACCTTCTCCTGAATCTGGAAACAGCCGCTTTTGAGGATGTTTCCGATGAAATCAGAAAACCCGCAAAAATTGCGCTGGAGAGGATGCTCGAAGTCTGTGCATAA
- the nadB gene encoding L-aspartate oxidase — protein MQENRIKTEVLIIGSGIAGCISALTIAEKGIEVTLLTQGDDLLTGNTRLAQGGIVYTGPGDSPKKLEKDIFTAGWNYNSVKAVRFLAKHGPEILKKLLLDKYPVPFQKDDEGDYSLTREGGHGVPRILYCADHTGQSIIEVLSRCVAEHPYIRICTNRTAIDLITSHHQARSPEFMYNLTNKCLGAYVYNESKDVVETMLANYTVLATGGLGQIYMHTTNTTGSIGSGVSMANRAKARVINAEMVQFHPTAFYQGARSRASRRFLISEAVRGEGAKLINSSGEAFMHRYDPRADLAPRDIVTRSIREEMLQTEEECVYLDAANHVKHDLTKRFPTIYGRCLENGIDITKHPIPVVPAAHYFCGGVLVDEKGKTTIERLYAVGECSCTGLHGGNRLASTSLLEALVWGNTAGEEIGSRASKGGAHSKKLLDAVPDWESPGNNSNEDPALIAQDWALIRSVMWNYVGITRSTARLNRAIDDLQNLNRNLRSFYKRTPISRPIIDLFHGCQAALTVTVAALRNTKSIGCHYRVD, from the coding sequence ATGCAGGAAAACCGAATCAAAACCGAGGTTTTAATAATCGGATCAGGAATCGCCGGATGTATATCAGCTCTGACGATAGCAGAAAAAGGTATTGAAGTAACATTATTGACCCAGGGGGACGACCTCCTCACCGGGAACACCAGACTCGCTCAGGGCGGTATAGTTTATACCGGTCCGGGTGATTCTCCGAAAAAACTTGAAAAGGACATTTTTACCGCAGGCTGGAACTACAACAGTGTCAAGGCCGTGCGGTTTCTGGCCAAACACGGTCCTGAAATTCTGAAGAAACTTCTTCTGGATAAATATCCGGTTCCGTTCCAGAAGGACGACGAAGGCGATTACAGCCTCACCCGTGAAGGCGGACATGGCGTGCCGCGCATACTCTATTGTGCCGACCATACCGGGCAGTCGATTATAGAAGTGCTCAGCCGGTGTGTGGCGGAACATCCGTACATCAGGATATGCACCAACAGGACCGCCATCGACCTCATAACCAGTCATCACCAGGCCAGAAGTCCGGAATTCATGTACAACCTGACAAACAAGTGCCTCGGCGCTTACGTGTACAATGAATCCAAGGACGTGGTCGAAACCATGCTGGCAAACTACACCGTGCTGGCCACCGGCGGTCTCGGTCAGATTTACATGCATACGACCAACACCACCGGCTCCATCGGTTCCGGGGTTTCCATGGCCAACCGTGCGAAAGCAAGGGTCATAAACGCCGAAATGGTGCAGTTTCACCCCACAGCATTCTATCAGGGAGCCAGATCCAGAGCCAGTCGCAGGTTTCTTATTTCCGAGGCTGTGCGCGGAGAAGGCGCCAAGTTGATCAACTCCTCAGGCGAAGCTTTTATGCATCGTTACGATCCGCGTGCGGACCTTGCTCCGCGTGATATCGTCACCCGCTCCATCCGTGAGGAAATGCTCCAGACCGAGGAAGAATGCGTCTATCTGGATGCAGCCAACCACGTAAAGCATGATCTGACCAAACGGTTTCCGACCATTTACGGTCGCTGTCTGGAAAACGGAATTGATATTACCAAGCATCCCATACCGGTTGTTCCGGCTGCGCATTATTTCTGCGGCGGGGTGCTTGTTGATGAGAAAGGCAAAACAACCATCGAGCGGCTGTATGCTGTCGGTGAGTGTTCCTGCACCGGGCTGCACGGCGGCAACCGTCTCGCCAGCACCTCACTGTTGGAAGCTCTGGTCTGGGGGAACACTGCCGGTGAAGAAATCGGTTCCAGGGCCTCCAAAGGCGGAGCGCACAGCAAGAAGCTTCTTGACGCTGTTCCGGACTGGGAAAGTCCCGGAAACAATTCCAACGAAGACCCGGCCCTCATCGCTCAGGACTGGGCCCTTATCCGCAGCGTAATGTGGAACTATGTCGGCATAACAAGGTCAACGGCGCGCCTTAACCGGGCCATAGACGACCTGCAGAACCTGAACCGGAACCTGCGTTCCTTTTACAAACGTACTCCGATCAGCAGGCCCATTATCGACCTGTTCCATGGCTGTCAGGCTGCTTTGACCGTAACCGTGGCCGCCCTGCGTAATACCAAAAGTATAGGCTGCCATTATCGGGTTGATTAG
- a CDS encoding carboxyl transferase domain-containing protein, translating into MDIEKKLDGMIKRVQYARDILGDTEDKRLTAFADRLDVFLDRNINLTQEALWDKLNTYDESLAVLEKDIDRGLSAMDKVRIVRHSERICLKDILENVYDNYTVVGGKDDMSIDPGMVIARAYISRRVGKKVHNQPVMVVGQEKGHGQEFRNGGCIKPWGNANALRYMKVAARENIPIHTYVFTPGSYPVEDYPGAAQQIAENIYEMCGLDVPVISVISEGGSGGAEAIAMADKRLMLSHGYYSVISPEGAAAIEGRIRGGERAPSKLIESCAKSQCITADDNLRFGYIDGILYEPPLGARPEHFDFYKLVRAEVIRATDEVVLNAKGLRLFRGAAIKSRKKKELTNESVFVRWSISPNAKERLLWKRYKKYRRMAQHAFEDKRSFLEKLNSAKVDAMAAAYSTVRYDMIKKYQTKIQSLADEAKDEMHVVTNKFDKLKHMLVNKLGLGTKTVSDVELALTKLSEDSEPDIPPSDYRHYVSPRANEDREITCPNAEKNGCLEIWSRDLFDEFAGVCPTCGHHFPMEYRWYMANIFDWGTVREFNKSICSANPTNFPNFQERLDAAKAKTGLQSGCITYEGSIKHTKVICATLVAPFRGGSVGAAEGEKFIRALELAGKKRYPFLAYVHGTAGIRIQEGTNGLIQMPRVTMAVRSYIESGGLYVVLYDTNSYAGPVASFLGCSPYQYAVRSSRIGFAGPGVIKETTGMDIPPNYHSAYNALSRGHIQDIWDRRDIRRNLHQAFLTVGGRNLYYR; encoded by the coding sequence ATGGATATAGAAAAGAAACTGGACGGAATGATAAAGCGGGTCCAGTATGCGCGCGACATCCTCGGCGATACCGAAGACAAGCGCCTTACTGCATTTGCCGACAGGCTGGATGTCTTTCTGGACCGGAACATAAATCTGACTCAGGAAGCCCTCTGGGATAAACTGAACACATATGATGAAAGCCTTGCGGTTCTGGAAAAGGATATAGACAGAGGACTGTCCGCCATGGACAAAGTCCGTATTGTCCGCCATTCCGAACGCATATGCCTGAAGGATATCCTTGAAAACGTCTATGACAACTATACAGTTGTAGGCGGCAAGGACGATATGAGTATCGACCCCGGAATGGTCATAGCAAGGGCGTACATTTCCAGACGTGTAGGCAAAAAGGTACACAACCAGCCGGTTATGGTCGTGGGACAGGAAAAGGGCCACGGGCAGGAATTCCGCAACGGCGGCTGCATCAAGCCCTGGGGTAACGCCAACGCTCTGCGCTACATGAAGGTAGCCGCACGCGAAAATATCCCCATCCATACCTATGTATTCACACCCGGATCATATCCTGTTGAGGACTATCCCGGTGCGGCCCAGCAGATAGCTGAAAACATTTATGAAATGTGCGGTCTTGACGTACCCGTCATTTCCGTGATTTCCGAAGGAGGTTCCGGTGGAGCCGAAGCGATCGCCATGGCCGATAAACGCCTCATGCTGTCGCACGGATATTATTCAGTAATCTCACCGGAAGGGGCCGCTGCGATCGAAGGTCGCATACGCGGCGGTGAACGCGCTCCCTCCAAGCTCATAGAAAGCTGCGCGAAATCACAATGCATTACCGCAGACGACAACCTGCGCTTCGGCTACATTGACGGCATTCTTTACGAACCGCCTCTGGGAGCACGCCCCGAACACTTTGATTTCTACAAACTGGTCCGGGCGGAAGTAATCCGCGCCACAGATGAAGTAGTGCTCAATGCCAAAGGGCTGCGCCTGTTCCGCGGGGCAGCCATCAAAAGCCGCAAGAAAAAAGAACTCACCAACGAGTCCGTTTTCGTACGCTGGTCCATAAGCCCCAATGCCAAGGAAAGGCTGCTCTGGAAGCGCTACAAGAAGTATCGCCGCATGGCTCAGCATGCCTTTGAAGACAAACGTTCTTTCCTTGAAAAGCTCAATTCCGCAAAAGTCGATGCCATGGCCGCAGCATATTCCACTGTGCGCTATGACATGATCAAAAAATATCAGACCAAAATCCAGTCTCTTGCCGATGAGGCGAAAGATGAAATGCATGTCGTAACCAACAAGTTCGACAAGCTGAAACATATGCTCGTGAACAAACTCGGCCTCGGCACCAAGACAGTTTCCGACGTTGAGCTGGCCCTGACCAAGCTTTCCGAAGATTCCGAACCGGATATCCCGCCGTCCGACTACAGGCACTATGTAAGCCCACGAGCCAACGAAGACCGCGAAATAACCTGCCCCAATGCAGAGAAAAACGGCTGTCTTGAAATATGGTCCAGAGACCTTTTCGATGAATTCGCCGGGGTCTGCCCTACCTGCGGACACCATTTTCCCATGGAATACCGCTGGTATATGGCCAACATATTCGACTGGGGCACCGTGCGTGAATTCAACAAGTCTATCTGTTCCGCCAACCCGACAAACTTTCCCAACTTTCAGGAAAGACTGGATGCTGCCAAAGCCAAGACCGGGCTTCAGTCCGGCTGCATCACCTATGAAGGGTCCATAAAACACACCAAGGTAATCTGCGCCACTCTGGTCGCCCCCTTCAGAGGCGGATCAGTCGGAGCAGCGGAAGGCGAAAAGTTCATCCGGGCACTGGAACTGGCCGGCAAGAAACGCTATCCCTTCCTTGCCTACGTTCACGGAACAGCGGGTATCCGCATTCAGGAAGGAACCAACGGACTTATCCAGATGCCCCGCGTTACCATGGCGGTTCGCAGCTATATTGAATCCGGCGGACTGTACGTGGTGCTCTACGATACCAACTCCTACGCAGGCCCCGTAGCCAGCTTCCTCGGATGTTCCCCCTACCAGTACGCCGTGCGCTCCTCGCGTATCGGCTTTGCAGGGCCCGGAGTCATCAAGGAAACAACCGGTATGGATATTCCACCGAACTACCATTCCGCATACAATGCCCTCTCCAGAGGACATATACAGGATATCTGGGACAGACGTGACATACGACGCAACCTGCATCAGGCTTTCCTGACCGTAGGCGGACGCAATCTGTATTACAGGTAG